The DNA sequence AGTGTGTGGCACAGTGTGTGGCACAGTGTGTGGCACAGTGTGTGGCACAGTGTGTGGCACAGTGTGTGGCACAGTGTGTGGCACAGTGTGTGGCACAGTGTGCTAAATAATCTACATGATGAATTTACAGCTTCAGGAATTTGACtctttttcatatatatatatatatatatatatatttttttttttaatcaattagccTAGATTGAAAATTATTGGCatcattataatataatattttacctttatttaaccaggcaagtcagttaagaacaaattcttattttcaatgacaacctaggaacagtgggttaactgcctgttcaggggatgaacgacagatttgtaccttgtcagctcggggattcgaacttgcaacctttcggttactagtccaacgctctaaccactaggctaacctgcctcCCATTGGATGATTGACTGGCCCGGAGGGTTTCCAAAACCTCCCGGAACCAGTGGGCAGCCCTGTAAGTCGACCCCttcaccctattcactatataggggtgccatttgggacacagccgtATAGTTGTTGCTGGTACAATTTTGTGTTGTATTGAAAGATGGCTGTCAAACCAGTAGCATAATGCCTGTATATTCCTCTCATCTGTAGGTGCTGCAGAAGCTTACAGTAAACCGACAAAgacttcttctcttcttctctctgtgggAGACTCACGTGGACTGAATACAAAGCCCTCATTTAGAGACACTGAATCCAAGGGTGAACCTATGAGAGCTGTTGTTCCAGAGGAAACAGGCAGCGGAAGAGGCAGTCATGCAAGAGAAACAAGCAGCCGTACTGCTAATGGCACAGAATCCACAGAAAACAGCCACGGAATACAGCAGAGCATTTCCAAGCCGAGGAAACCCTTCAAGTGTGACATATGTGAGAAGACCTTCCACGCGAACTGTCTGTTGAAACGCCATATAGCAGTTCACAATAAACCAAAGGGGCCCTTTAAGTGTGACATTTGTGCGAAAACCTTCCGCCTGAACTGTATGCTGACTCAACACATGCAAACTCACTCAAAAGAGAAACCTTTCAGTTGCAAAGTTTGCGGAAAGAAGTTCCGTAGTAAGACAAATCTGAAATCACATGAGTTTGTTCATGCAGAGGTGAAACCGTTCACCTGCCTCACTTGTGGACGAGgtttcgcatcaaagtacatgCTTGACGTACACCAGCGAGTTCACACAGGTGAGAAACCATACAGCTGTACTACGTGTGGAAAGAATTTCAGTATATCTCAAAACCTGAAAACGCATATTAGATCTGTACATACAGAACGTACAGAACGCCCACACTCATGCTCCCAGTGTGACAAGACCTTCTGGCGTCCCGTCGAATTGCAGGAGCACCAGGTagttcacacaggggagaagccattTAGATGTGAAATATGTCAAGCTACTTTCAGCTTTAAGGAGAACCTTACGAGACACCATCGAATTCACACGAAGAAGAGGCCGCACACATGTGAGGTGTGTGGAAAGACATTCATTCAGTCCACCAACTTAAAAGCTCACATGCTAGTTCATGGGGCATTAAAACCATTTATGTGTGACGTTTGTGGAAAGACTTACCTTTACAATTATCAACTGAGAATTCACAAGCTATCACACGTGGCTGATGGAGAGGGGCACTCAAGAACCAGAAAGAACAAGGCCAACCAACAAAAGCAAACCGATCAACCAAAACCCTTCAGCTGTGAGATATGTTTGAAGGGCTTCAGCTCCATCGGTTCTCTGAAAACACATGGAAGAATTCACACAGGAGAAAACATATACACTTGTTCCACATGCGGAAAGACTTTTCTCCATAAAGTTACTTTTGACTATCACCAGAAattacacactggagagaagcccaatgcttgtggttgttgtggaaagAGATTTATTACAAAACAATCTCTTAAGATACATGAGCTGATCCATACAGGTGAGAAACCACACAAGTGCAGTGATTGTGGGAAGACTTTCGGATTTATCGGTAATCTCAAAAGGCATGAGCGAGTCCACACGGGAGAGAAGCCTTTCAGCTGTGATGTCTGTGGGACACGATTCAGACAAGCCAATCATGTCAAAACCCACATGCAAGTGCACACAGGAGTCAGGCCATACTCCTGCAAGAGATGTGGCAAGGGCTTTTCTGATTCAAGACACTTCAAAAAGCACAACTGTGTCAGTAGCTAACACAAATCTTCTGATCGCACTTTCAGAAGTAAGAAATGAGGATTACATGCCATGATGCTACAATCTCAATAACTTGGATATCAAATAACTTGAGTCAAATGTGTATGAGTCTGAATACTGCAAGACATTGGGGTTTGTTGTGTGGATTTCCCAAAAGATTCCATAATCTTGGCATGTAAATGATTTCTTTACTGTGATGATCAACATCCCTAATATTAATTGTCCTGTGAGACTTTTATTCTAATAGACAAGTCCATATATTAACTACACGTTTTGTTCTTTGAAATAGCCTTAACTATTAGGTTGGATGGCCTTATGGGATTCTTTCGGTGCAGGGAAGGATTAACAAATACCATTTATGCAGGGTAGAAACTAGGAGGGTGatgatgacaacaacaaaaaactgcaGTCATTTGTGAAATAAACTTTACTGTTGAAACAAGATATTTCAAGGATTTTACCAAAATAAACCTGGAATAAAGACAATATTACAATATTGTTTTTTGTTGTAGTCCTTTCTTATTGAGTGTCTCTGACTGTGCCTTCCATACTGTAGTAGAGAGATCAAGTCTCCTCTCCAGAGTGTTGCCTCTTCTGGTGGCGTTTTCTGTCGTTCATTTGGGAGAAGCTTTGTCCACATTCTGGTCAGTGGTACGGTTTCTCTCCAGTTGCATTCTCATGTGTATTGTGAGAGTTCTTTTGGAGAAATCTTTTTCCACAGCAGGAGCACTGGAAAGGTCTCTCTTTATTATGCACCCTTCTCACATGAGTCATCACATGAACGAGAAAAAGTATCTCCACATTCCGAGCAGGGAGAGGCTGCTCTTTCTCCAGAGAGTTTGAACTTGTCTGCTTGCTTGTGACACTTAACTATTTTTTCAagagcaaaactcttcccacaatcAATGCAGTAGTACGGTTTCTCTACAGTGTGTATTCGCTGGTGCTCTCCCAACTGTCGCAAATTTGTAAAACCCTCCATGCAGTCAGTGCAGAGGATGGTATTTTTCCACTTCCAGTGTGTATTTTTTGATGTCTTTCAAACTTTGCCTGTTTTAAGAAACACTTTCCACAGTCAGAACAGTGGAGTGCCAGTTCTACGGAATGTACTGGAAGGTGTGATCTTAGTTTGGCCATGTCAGGAAATCTTATCACACCGTGAACAGCTGTAACGTTTATTTTCCTTGTGTTAGTTGATGTTGTTTAAGCCTCTCCTTttgaatctcttcccacagttGGGGCAAAGGTGAGGCCTTTCTTGACTATGTACTTCCATGTGTATTTTTAGTTCTCCGGGTTCAGAAGAGCTTTTATCACAGTACAGACAATGACCCCCTTTCTTATGTGTCCTCTGGTGACTTTTCAGAAGATCCGAGCTGGTAAAACCTTTCCCACAATCAGGGCAGCGAAAATGTTTCTCTCCCGTATGTGTTCGCTGGTGTAGTTTTATGTTTATCCACTTTAGAAAAACTTTTACCACAATAAGGGCACTCAAGAAGCCCCAAAGTATGTTTTTGTTGGTGCATTTCAAATGCATTTAACAACTggaatctcttcccacagtctGGGCAAAGGTATGGCTTTTCTCCAGcatgtacatgcatgtgtgtgttcagatCCTCTGGTTTGGAGAAACGTTCTTCACAATGATTGCAGTGGAAGTATTTCCCTTTCATATGCTTTCGCTGGTGGTGTATTTTCAGATCATACGACTGAGAATAACTTTTGCCCCAATCAGAGCAGCGATGAGGCTTCTCTCCCGTATGTGTTTGTTGGTGTCTTTTAAGATGATACTCGTGTAAAGCTCTTCCCACAGTCGGAGCAGGGATGACGCCTCTCACCTCCATTAGAACTCACAATAGGGTCATCGGAAGTATCATGATGAGGCTTGTTTGGGGCAGTTGTCTTTCTGGGTGCTGATTTTTCCCAAGTTCAGGCACACTGTCTACATTTGCTGCATTGCTGGTAGCTTTGAAGGTATTCTCCAGCTGGTGTTTTTCAAGCTTCTCCAATATGACAAAGCTTTCCACGAATTAGGGGAGTGAAAATTATGTTTGTCTTTCATGTGTAATTTTTGGTGTGACTTGAGATTATCTAATCGAGCAAAACTTCTGTTGAAATCAGAGCAGTTATGAGGCTTCTCTCCAGTATGTCTTGTAAGATCCCTCACTTTTTGAACGCTCCTACCGCAGTAGGCGCAGTATTGAGGCTTCTCCTCCAGGACTGAAATCCTCAATGAAGTCATCAGTATCTAGAGGCTCCTCTTCATTCTCCTGCGTTGTTTGGGGTTGTTGTGGTCTTTCTGAGTTTGGATTCTTCTTCTCTGATAGGCACTGGGAATTGGCTGGGCATTGCTGTTTGCTATGTGACAGGACACTGTTTATATTTGCAGTGTTGCTGGAAACTTTGAAGGAATGCTCTCGCAGGCCCTGTTGCTTTTTCACAAGTTTAATTTGACGAATGTGTGTGACAGCTTTATCCAGTGTTAGTTCTGGGTCCATTTGTTTTCTGTCACGTAAGCCCATGACTAGTCTGTCTCTTATCTCACTGAGCAGTGCTCATAACCGCAATGTTCTGACAAACAATGAAGTGCAGAGATAAAATCATCAGCTGTCTCTCCTGCTTCCTGTTGTCTTTGGTTATATTTAGTTCGTTCTAATATTACATTCCTCCTAACTCCCAAATGTCCATCTTGCTGCTCATTATTAGAACTGTGGAAGTGTTCCCACTCGATCAGGTTGTCATCTTGCAGGTCTTCTGAGGTGTCCATCTCCTCTTCCtggaaaaacattttaaaatggcaTAATTACCAGTAGGCCTAGTATCATCTGTGTTCTCTAAAACATAATTTTGTAATAGATAATATAGCCTACTTTCCATTACGGTTCAAGTCCAAATTATAATAGATAGCACATACAATAAATAGCTAAACAAATAACTTAGGATCTTTACAGAGGTAGCTAAGTCTAATAATTTGAAATACGTAGCAATATCAACATGATAATGATGATTTTGAAATTGGGTCTAGAGATCACCATGAGATAGCATATTGATTGCATTGGCTAGTGATCTAGGCTAGAGAAGATTCAttgacagtagtagtggtggacCTTTCCATCTAAAAAGTCCCATGATCACTAGCACGTGAAAATCATGGGAGCACGTCAAATTTGGTGCCAATGAGAGCTggggttttttttgggggggggggctataTATACATTTTTCGACCATTTTTCCATCCTAAAATTTGGAATAAGccaaggctttgatttctggtcaaacagaagAAAAGGGGGtcttaaatacagtaccagtcgaaagtttggacacacttactcattcaagggattttctttatttttactattttctacattgtagaataatagtgaagacaaactatgaaataacacatatagaatcatgtagtaaccaaaatagtgtaaaacaaatctaaatattttagattcttcaaaatagccaccctttgccttgatgacagctttgcacactcttggtattctctcaaccagcttcacgtggaatgctttttcaacagtcttgagggagttccctcatatgctgagcacttgttggctgcttttccttcactctgcggtccaactcatcccaaaccatctcaattggttgaggtcgggtgattgtggaggccaagtcgtctgatgcagccctccatcattcttggtcaaatagcccttacacagcctggggtcattgtcctgttgaaaaacaaaagataGTCCCACAAGGAAAaaaacagatgggatggggtatcgctgcagaatgctgttgtagccatgctggttaagtgtgccttgaattctaaataaatcacagaccgtgtcattAGCAaagtaccatcacacctcctccatgctttacggttggaaccacacatgcggagatcatccgttcacctactctgcgtctcacaaagacacgacagttggaaccaaacatttccaatttggactcatcggaCCAAAGTACAGattccaccgatctaatgtccattgcttgtgtttcttgggccaaagcaagtgtcttcttattggtgtcctttagtagtggtttctttgcagcaattcgaccatgaaggtctgattcatgcagtctcctctgaaaagttgttgagatgtgtctgttacttgaactctgaagcatttatttgggctgcaatttctgaggctgtaatgaacgtatcctctgcagcagaggtaactctgggtcttcctttcctgtggcggtcctcatgagagccagtttcatcatagcgcttgatggtttttgtgactgcccctgaagaaactttcaaagttcttgacattttccggatatACTGAACATCAtgtttttaaagtaatgatggactatcatttctctttgcatatttgagctgttcttgccataatatggacatggtcttttaacaaatagggctatcttctgtatacccccataccttgtcacaacacacctgatttactcaaacgcaataagaaggaaataaattccacaaattaacctgaaacaaggcacacctgttaattgaaatgcattccagatgactacctcatgaagctggttaagagaatgccaagagtgtgcaaagctgtcatcaaggcaaagggtggctactttgaagaatctaaaatgtattttgtttaacacttttttgcttactacatgactccatatgtgttatttcatagttttgatgtcttaactattattctacaatgtagaaaatagtaaaaataaagaaaaaaccttgaatgggTAGTGTGTCCAACCTTTAGACTGGAACTGTACATCGAAacaataatgttgaagtaaagacccctgccaactaatatcaacatttAGACTTGCAGAAACTATTtcccttctgtaagtttaagaaatattgcctAATGTCTTGgcattctgttaccaaaaacccaactttttaaaaatatatatatcttttttacaATTTATGAAGTGATTTAAAGTGCATCATTCTGTTGCCAAATCTGTAAAATAATTACCAAAAAAATCTGTAACAGAATGACTGAAATAGCTACAATGCGaattcatagtagtcacaaactgTCCTCTCTTCCGCTGACATACTGTTaagttcagctcataactgtttactttctctttctgtcacctGGTGGT is a window from the Oncorhynchus tshawytscha isolate Ot180627B linkage group LG14, Otsh_v2.0, whole genome shotgun sequence genome containing:
- the LOC112266411 gene encoding zinc finger protein 708 isoform X2; translated protein: MKLLNRDNMSSLNSRNIFEKETTSIMTFIVETAVAEISQLFLDNESIAAPIPSNLGKKVGTIMHLLTKEAVRKICRLFLEVSAALQNENEKLKIKVEQMDKDLKAMVEKGEGREEPKRPTHILHNGTIFKIKPVDLPMMPVNNVKTNTVASALLSMGDVSQVNTVIVQEETTARNTGSSTDPVKERSEVKSGTKTSVIEGAAEAYSKPTKTSSLLLSVGDSRGLNTKPSFRDTESKGEPMRAVVPEETGSGRGSHARETSSRTANGTESTENSHGIQQSISKPRKPFKCDICEKTFHANCLLKRHIAVHNKPKGPFKCDICAKTFRLNCMLTQHMQTHSKEKPFSCKVCGKKFRSKTNLKSHEFVHAEVKPFTCLTCGRGFASKYMLDVHQRVHTGEKPYSCTTCGKNFSISQNLKTHIRSVHTERTERPHSCSQCDKTFWRPVELQEHQVVHTGEKPFRCEICQATFSFKENLTRHHRIHTKKRPHTCEVCGKTFIQSTNLKAHMLVHGALKPFMCDVCGKTYLYNYQLRIHKLSHVADGEGHSRTRKNKANQQKQTDQPKPFSCEICLKGFSSIGSLKTHGRIHTGENIYTCSTCGKTFLHKVTFDYHQKLHTGEKPNACGCCGKRFITKQSLKIHELIHTGEKPHKCSDCGKTFGFIGNLKRHERVHTGEKPFSCDVCGTRFRQANHVKTHMQVHTGVRPYSCKRCGKGFSDSRHFKKHNCVSS
- the LOC112266411 gene encoding zinc finger protein 708 isoform X1 translates to MKLLNRDNMSSLNSRNIFEKETTSIMTFIVETAVAEISQLFLDNESIAAPIPSNLGKKKQVGTIMHLLTKEAVRKICRLFLEVSAALQNENEKLKIKVEQMDKDLKAMVEKGEGREEPKRPTHILHNGTIFKIKPVDLPMMPVNNVKTNTVASALLSMGDVSQVNTVIVQEETTARNTGSSTDPVKERSEVKSGTKTSVIEGAAEAYSKPTKTSSLLLSVGDSRGLNTKPSFRDTESKGEPMRAVVPEETGSGRGSHARETSSRTANGTESTENSHGIQQSISKPRKPFKCDICEKTFHANCLLKRHIAVHNKPKGPFKCDICAKTFRLNCMLTQHMQTHSKEKPFSCKVCGKKFRSKTNLKSHEFVHAEVKPFTCLTCGRGFASKYMLDVHQRVHTGEKPYSCTTCGKNFSISQNLKTHIRSVHTERTERPHSCSQCDKTFWRPVELQEHQVVHTGEKPFRCEICQATFSFKENLTRHHRIHTKKRPHTCEVCGKTFIQSTNLKAHMLVHGALKPFMCDVCGKTYLYNYQLRIHKLSHVADGEGHSRTRKNKANQQKQTDQPKPFSCEICLKGFSSIGSLKTHGRIHTGENIYTCSTCGKTFLHKVTFDYHQKLHTGEKPNACGCCGKRFITKQSLKIHELIHTGEKPHKCSDCGKTFGFIGNLKRHERVHTGEKPFSCDVCGTRFRQANHVKTHMQVHTGVRPYSCKRCGKGFSDSRHFKKHNCVSS